In a genomic window of Mercenaria mercenaria strain notata chromosome 19, MADL_Memer_1, whole genome shotgun sequence:
- the LOC123542851 gene encoding multiple epidermal growth factor-like domains protein 11: protein MTNKRICERCLANCLTCSSYLFCTSCNQGFFLKTYSWFAVLVSVCQSCAEGCRICSSENECSQCDMGHYKDGWSCRKCPKNCTNCKSEHECLECKDGYRQSGSLCLDCPRGFYWLESACLPCPENCASCAMHYECTDCKPGYFQRTCTQKCSPGCVGNVCEKKKGKCNCLDNFIGEPCNSCSPGRFGPTCNQDCPKHCWTCDSYENCTMCVDGYYGKRCEHNCSSGCVESSCNPVNGICHSCKPSYYGQKCEMACPSGCLDNVCDRETGACHNCKPLFKWPKCVNCMNGYWGKDCRNDCPGSCRSCLSTTECTKCKDGLHGEKCEKKCSYGCFSELCDQNTGICSKGCKANFTGTYCNQCIPGMYGGNCSVSCPENCYNGTCDSRDGTCLLGCIPKFHGKYCNLSCPGNCKKCTSKTSCQSCENRFWGERCQTKCPTLCSDGTCRSDGTCNACISGYYGEYCNIPCSENCINSLCNMSGYCNDCQSGYFGIFCSEHCPPNCLSDECLRDGSCHFCPPGFHGSRCNKSCPKYCQSCTDYMSCKSCFSGFYGQFCQYKCNYCKRGTACNIDTGYCKFCEDGLYGNKCTSKLDCNSNCVHQVCDWATGKCSLGCVVGFYGENCSYSCSDNCRNRTCDRETGSCYHGCIEGFEGTMCSQGENL, encoded by the coding sequence ATGACTAATAAGAGGATATGTGAAAGGTGTTTAGCAAATTGTTTAACATGTTCATCATATCTATTTTGCACGAGTTGCAACCAAGGATTCTTTCTAAAAACTTATAGCTGGTTTGCTGTCCTTGTAAGTGTTTGTCAATCTTGTGCCGAAGGATGCAGAATATGTTCTTCTGAAAATGAATGTTCTCAATGTGACATGGGGCACTACAAGGACGGTTGGTCGTGTAGAAAATGCCCTAAAAATTGTACAAATTGCAAATCAGAACATGAATGTCTTGAATGTAAGGATGGTTACCGTCAAAGTGGTTCTTTATGTTTGGACTGTCCCAGAGGGTTCTACTGGCTGGAATCTGCTTGTTTACCTTGTCCCGAAAACTGTGCCTCCTGCGCGATGCATTATGAATGCACTGATTGCAAACCTGGATATTTTCAACGTACGTGCACACAAAAGTGCTCTCCTGGATGCGTAGGCAACGTCtgtgaaaagaaaaaaggaaaatgcaaTTGTCTAGACAACTTTATTGGCGAACCGTGTAATTCATGTAGTCCTGGAAGATTTGGGCCGACTTGTAATCAAGACTGCCCTAAACATTGTTGGACTTGTGATTCATACGAAAACTGTACTATGTGTGTTGACGGATATTATGGTAAGAGATGCGAACATAATTGCTCTAGTGGATGTGTGGAGAGTAGCTGTAACCCGGTAAATGGTATTTGTCATAGTTGTAAGCCTTCATATTATGGACAAAAATGTGAAATGGCTTGTCCAAGTGGGTGTCTAGATAACGTTTGCGATAGGGAAACGGGCGCCTGTCATAATTGTAAACCTCTTTTCAAATGGCCAAAATGTGTAAATTGTATGAATGGGTATTGGGGTAAGGACTGTAGAAATGACTGCCCCGGCAGCTGCCGTTCCTGTTTATCCACTACGGAGTGCACAAAATGCAAAGACGGACTTCACGgagaaaaatgtgaaaagaaatgcTCTTATGGATGCTTCTCTGAATTATGTGATCAAAACACAGGGATATGCTCTAAAGGCTGTAAAGCAAACTTTACCGGAACGTACTGCAATCAATGTATACCTGGAATGTATGGAGGTAATTGCAGCGTATCATGTCCGGAGAATTGTTATAATGGAACGTGTGATTCACGGGATGGGACATGCTTGTTAGGATGCATTCCTAAATTTCATGGCAAATATTGTAATTTGTCCTGTCCAGGTAACTGCAAGAAATGTACCTCAAAAACTTCCTGCCAGTCCTGTGAAAATCGTTTTTGGGGAGAGCGTTGTCAGACAAAATGCCCTACTTTGTGTTCGGATGGCACGTGCCGGTCGGATGGAACTTGCAATGCATGTATTTCTGGTTACTATGGAGAGTATTGTAATATACCATGTAGTGAGAACTGTATTAACTCCTTGTGCAATATGTCAGGTTATTGCAACGATTGTCAGTCAGGTTATTTCGGTATATTTTGTTCTGAACATTGTCCTCCAAATTGTTTATCAGACGAGTGCTTGAGGGATGGAAGTTGTCATTTCTGCCCACCTGGGTTTCACGGATCCAGGTGTAACAAATCTTGCCCAAAATACTGTCAGTCCTGTACAGATTATATGTCGTGCAAGTCATGTTTCAGTGGTTTTTATGGACAATTTTGCCAATACAAATGTAATTACTGTAAAAGAGGAACAGCTTGTAATATTGATACTGGTTATTGTAAGTTTTGCGAAGATGGATTGTATGGCAACAAATGCACATCAAAACTGGACTGTAATAGTAACTGTGTACATCAAGTATGTGATTGGGCAACAGGAAAGTGTAGTTTAGGATGCGTGGTTGGCTTCTACGGAGAAAATTGCAGTTATTCATGTAGTGATAATTGTCGCAACAGAACATGCGATAGAGAGACAGGGTCCTGTTATCATGGATGTATAGAAGGTTTTGAAGGGACCATGTGTTCACAAGGTGAGAATCTTTGA